Sequence from the Nitrosopumilus sp. genome:
GTGGGTCATTCATCATAGTCTGATGCCACTGGTTCATCATATCAGGATCATTCATCATTTGTTGCATTTGTTGAGGTGTCATTTGCATGAAATTATTTTGAGGGGCGGAGTTTTGTGTTATTCCATATCCTATTCCAATTCCAGCAAAAAACACACCAATTGCAATTCCAATAACTATTGATTGGTTTACCATATCAAAACTGGTACAAATATCAAATATAATTAATTGGATGATGTTCATTTATGATTATCATCAACCGATAGACAACAGGCATAATTTTCAACCTACAACGCAACAGTACCGATTTATCACAATTACGTCAGACCTCATATGGGATTAAATGGAAAGACATCAGCAGAGTTATGTGGAATTAACATCAAGAGAAAAGACAAATGGAAAACCTTGATCCAAAACGCATCAAAGAATTAGAAGAAGAAATTGAAGGGAAATTCCCATTAAATGTTAAAACCATACGTTATGAAAATACAATAATCAAAATTACTGAAAATAAACAAAAACCTCTTGACATATACGCAAAAAAGAATGATGAAAAACACAAACATTATCATCTGTATGTAGTCAATGAAAAACCATATTTTCATGAGACCGATGAAAAAGCACTTTCACAGGAATCTAGACACACCCCAATCAATCTAACTAAATTTGGAGAGGACATGGCAAAGGATTTGCAGACATTTTTTGAAAAAATGTATCCTATTGATCCTAATGATGAAAAGTGGAAAAATGAATTAGTTTTTTTCCTTGTTTGGCATTCTTTGTATGTAAAAAAAGTGATTAGAAATGGCAAAGAAGTACAATTAGGACAAAGAACCGAAATTCATGAAAAATTACTCCCAAATGTGGATTTATCTAAGAACCAAATGGGATTTTTTGAAAATGAGAATATCTTGCTAGTGAATGATAAGAAAATGTACGTTATCGAAATATAGTCATGTCTCGACCGAAAACACAAAGAAAATGTCCCATCAGAGAAACAGAACCCAAAGTAGCAATAGATTTTAAGAAGTTGACTTTTTTTCTTCAATTTCATCCATCAACTCATCACCAAAATTAAATTCTGATGAATTATGAAGACCAATCTCCATACATGCTACAATAAAGTCATTAATTGATTCCCCAATCAGATTACATCGCTCTCTTAATTCATCATGCATCTTTGTCGAGATTCTTGCAGAAACAGTTCTAGACATTTGTTTACAGCAGTTTACAGCTGTTTTTGGTTTTAAGGACTATCAGAGTTGCGGAACTGTGAAGATTTGAATCCATCAATGAAATTACTCTGAGGCTGGAAATTCATATGCAAAGATATGATCAATCTCACCATATGACTCGTCAAAACAACTAGAACAAATGTCGTTTAGTTTGTTTTCAGCCAATAAGGATTGCCCATGCTTGTAAATGCTAAATTCAGAATCAGTTCTGTCATAACCTCCCATAGGAGCACCATCCAAAATCATTTTACTGTCAATGGAATCCATAACCCATGTGCCAGATTCTAACGACCATGCATTACCAAACAAATCAACTGCGGTAGTTACACTAGTTTCAGTCAAATAGTATGTTTTTCCAAATTGATCAGAACCTGCAAAGCCGTTAACGGTCGGAGTCATTTCTTTCAAAAACAAAGTGACTGGAGCATTGCTATTATCAACATAATCCATGTTCCATAAACCATATTGCAAAGTCCATGAATTTCCAAACTCATCAACTGCAGTAGTTTTACTAGTTTCAGTTAGATGGTAAATGTGACCTTTGTTGATTCCATCATGTTCTTTTGGAGGGTTTAGAGATTCGCCTACAACCTCAATTCCATGATTGTAATAGTTTTGCCATGCGTTGCGTTTTTCATCCCATACATTTGTTCCAAGGATGTTAAAGTCAAGTGGTGCTCTAAAGGTATGAACAACTGTAACTATGAGGCATTTTTGTTGGGATTTCTCTGAACAATAACCTTCTGAAGTAGTAATTCTGATATTATCTAATACATTTTCAGGATCATCTAAAGTGATTGTTTCAATACCATCAAATGCTCTATCCCAATTAATTACAGCTTTACTTTTTCCAATAGATTCCCCATTGGCAAGACCAAAAGCCAATTCAAAATGAGATACTGAATCAGGACCATTGTCATCATAAATTTTGAATTCAGCTACATTTTGTTTTCCTACATTAACTGTTACAAGTGGATATGGAGTAAAGTAACGTTCAACATCTATAGGGTTACCATTGTATGTAAAACCATTATCAACTAATCGTTTGTTATTTTTATCAAGACCAAGGGTAGGAGCTTCACAATTATCACATCCACTACCATTACCATCAGAAGTTGTAGATGCTGCCACAAACAATCCAAAATCACCCGCAAGAGTATCTGCTGGACCAGTCATTCCTAAATCATCAGGATTACCAGATTCACCAATAGTATTACCACCTGTAACAACAACTGTTGAAACTCCAACTACAGGAGTATTTACTCCAGTATTAAGAATGGTAATTACCAAGTTTGATGCATCAGTCCATTCAGCAGTCCAATCATTGCCTGCCCCAAAAGTCAGTCCTGCCAAGGGATCAACAGCAAAAGTAAAGTTCCCAGTTACAAAAGTAGCATCAGTTACAGAGCCAACAGTAGCATTTGTGGCAGCAGAGGTAGTGATTGTCAAAGTATCTCCAGCACTAAAAACAGTATCACCATCATCAGGGTCATTTGCAGTATATGCAGAGACTACTGCAGAATGGGCAAATACATCTTGAGACATAACAGGCAAAGTACTCAAACTAAACATAAAAACTACAGATGCGAATAACCAAATGAAAGATTTTCTGTGTCCCATGCTATATCAAAAAAAAAAAATTGCATATAGGAGCTTGTCTGTTTTTGAATGTTACAAAAACAAGGTATGAAGATATTACAAGAAAACCTAAATCAAATAAATTCCTAGGCACAACGGAACTCAAAAAAGAACCGCTACAGTGCCACTACCCATCCGGTCCATCCCTCTAGTGATCATTGTTCAGAGGGTCACGTGATATTTTGGGCTATGTAAACAGTAAAACCAATTCCAAATACGATAACAGTAATTATTGAAATGATGAGTGCTTTTTCCATACATCAAGTATGAAAGTAATTATTTATGCATTATTCCAAAAATGTACCAATTTGTTTTAATAGAGTTTAATCATAATTAGCCAACAATGAAATGTTGTATTTGCCAAAAAGATATGAATATTTCAGAAGGCATTACAGAATTAGAAGGAAAGAAATGTCATGTTTCATGTAAGAAACAAAATGAAATAGAATGGAGAAAAACCAAAGGGCTAGAACGTAATTAATGAAGACTACAAATATCAATAATAATGATAATCATTACCTTTTTCTTTTAAGAAACTATTTGAATGGGGAAGAATGTAAAAAAACATGAGTCTTTTATCAGTCGAAGATATTCAAAAGCTAAATGCAGCATGCAGTGCATTATCAGAAGAAGACAAAATTCGTCATGTTGGGGTAATCAACGAGTTAGGCAGGTTAGTTGCAGGAGGGTTCAAAAAAGGAGCAACCCCATTGCTTTCAGAAGATAGAATTAGAATGCTATACATGCAAATGCAACTTGATTTCAATATGAGAAGAGAGTTAGATGATGTTCTTGGTCCAATTGATTATATCGCATCAAGACGAACAAAGCAACTTATTATTAGTGTACCAATCGGAAAAAATTTGGTGTTAATTTCAGCTGATCCTGATACAGATGATAAAAAAATTATCAAACGAGCTGAAGAATTATTTGATGAGATAACAATATCCACAGTATAAAATTATATTATTTTAAAATAAAAATTTCAATTCAGAAAATCTAGCCTAAAATACACGAATTAGACTCTGAATCATATACAGTTCCTGGACCACATTTGGAATCAGTCTCACCAGTAGAGTCCTCATCAACAATCACAGTTGGAGATGGGGAAATATCAGGAGACGAGCTACGTTCAAATGAATTATCAAAATAACCTTGAGAATATCCTGCACCTAAAATAATCAATACAAGAAGAGGAATCCCAACAATAATTGGAATTTTTAATGGAATAGATTTGAATGTGTTTTTACTGGATTTTGGTTCAGTAGATACAATATTGTCACCTACTTCAAAAAGAGAAGAACCACAAATCATACAAAAATTTGCACCCAACGGACCCTTTTTTCCACATTTCCAACAATGAATTGTTTCTTGATTTTCAGGTTCATTTTCAAAAACTATTTCTTCATTTGAAGAATCATCCAAAGTTTGTTTGATTAGATATTTTTCTCGTAAACGTTTAAGATAATTTTTATCAGTAATCCAGATATTCTTATTTTGGATAAAAGATTGTTTGATGTGTTCTAATCTATATGCATCCCCAACACCTAATTTCAACAGAGCGTTTACTTCATCGACTACATCCATGGAATCCATATCGTATATGCTAGGGATAAATCTCATTAAATACTAACTGAAAAAGAGAACAAAGTAGACTCTAGTAAATACAAAATGTCTAAAATTAGAAAACATTTCCAAGACGGAAACAATAGTAATTATTAAAATGTAGAAAACGAACAGATTTTGTGAATATTTCTCAGAAAAAATTAGAGTTTGAAACATCTAAAGAAGTCCTGTTAGAGACAATTTTAAAAAATAAGGAGAATTTAGACACTAATTTGATTGCAATTGCAATCAAGAATTATGTAAAAAATCATGAAAAATACAGTCTGGAGAAAAAAAGGCTACTAGATGTAATTTCAAATGTATAAAAATATCCCAGAAATTAGTTCATAGCCATCAATAACTGGGTATGACTCTTATCATTTCTAAAGCAAGTATCCAGTCTTGATTGCAGTACTTTTAGATAGCAATCAGTAGAGCAACATCCTTTGTGGCCTACAAGATATGATTTTAAACAGATTTCACAAATGTTCATGGAGAAGCCTCCAAGTTTTGTTGTTTGACTTTTGAAATAAAATCACTAGTCATTTTAAGCAAGGTTTCCATTTGAGAATCTTGAACATGCTGGAAGATCATGGGTAAATCTCCTTTGCACGTAATTTAATTTTCAAAAGGGTTTCATTTGTCATCTCTAAGAGATTCGTCATTTCAGCATCAAGGAAATACTCTGAATGAGAATCAAACATAATAGTTTTTTGTGTTGTTTTCATTTTTCTTCATTGTACTATAAGTTACAATGAATATAACCAAGGATTTCGATTAGGCATGAAATAGAACTCGAACGTATCGAACCTCAATGAAATTCACCACACTTGATCAATTAGCAAGGATACTCTGAAAGATCTTTGGAAATTTCCAATTCCTCATCTAATACTTTGAGATGAAACAGAATAGACTTGCTGTTAGAAGGTTTAATTTTTGAATTATGCAATTTTCTCAATAGAGAGGATCAAGTCTTCATCTCCAAAACAGTGCTTATTTTCAACACAATTTGAGCATACTAACCATTGCGGAGTATATCTACCGCCAGGTGCAGGCTTGTAAGTAATCTTGTATCTTTTCTCGTGTCTATCTTCGCAACGATTCATCGTCAAGCTCCTTTGATAATTGTTCTACCTGACCAGTTAGAAGTAAGTAGAATTTTCTCACCATACTCACCAAGATATTTCCTCAGATAATTCTTCAATTTGACCTGTCAGTAACAAGTAAAATTGTTTAAAGAAGTTCAATTGTACATCTCCTGGGTTTGTTGTTTTATTCTAAGAAGAACATCATTAGTCATTTTGATTAAATGTTCAATTTCAAGGTCATTTAGATTCTCACGGCCTTCATTTATCGAATGTTGTGCCATGAAAGAAATTTCGTTTTGTAGGCTTTCAAGAGCTAAAACAGTACTCAATATAGTGCCTCTCCTTTTTCCCAAGATAGTTCAAATAATGAACTCATCATATCTACCAGAGTTTCAGAATCAGACCACCAAGCAAAAACTTGTCTTGTTGGGTGATTTGCATTTCGCATAAAGATGAGAACCTCTTTTTTGTCATTTATTACAAAACACTTGTTTTCAGAATTAGAAGGCATTGCTCTAATCAAATCGGAATTCATGTCAGATAGGAATTCAGGAGTTTTGTTCAATGGTGAAACTACCATTTTCAGATTGGTTTGACCATCAGTTATCCAGTCAAATACATCAGAATGGTACATTCTGAGTAGATCAGATACACTGCCAAAGATTCTGAAATCATCGGTGCTTGAATCAACCATTTCTTTGATTTTGTTTGTGATCGGTCCGTTTCCATGCAGTAATTGCATTTTCTCAGATTTTGACTCATCAGTCTCTACTGCAAAGAATGGAATCTCTTTCCACATTGCAGACAAGGATTCTTCTTTGTTTGCCAAGGTATCAATTCTGTCTTGTTCTTGTTTGACCAATGTTGCCACAGCTTCTGCCATGTCCATAGCAGTGTATTTTGTAGGATGAGACAGTTCTGCAACAGCTAATCCCATGTTTTGAAGAGAATTGACCAGATGATATGTCTCAGTTCTAGGCAATTGTAGTGCTTTTGCTATCTCAGAAGCTGTCTTCGATCCATACTTGCCGAGATATATGAACACCTTTGCCTGACTTTTGGTAAGGCCAAAACTGATTAGTTCATTTTTAATTTTTTCAAGAGTTAGTTTATGCTTGTACATAGCAGTGTCTGATTCATTATCAAATAAGCTGATCTGATTTTCAGAATTCAAAAGGAATCCTCCGCAGTTTTAGTTTTTAGTTTGAAAAGGACATCATTTGTCATTTTTAACAGAAGATCAATTGAAGGGTTATCTGGGTACTGATATGTCATAGGGAAATCTCCTTTGAATTGATTTTAATCTTCATCATGACATCATTTGTCATTTTTAATAATGACTCCATTTGAGAGTCTAAAACCACTGAATTTGAGTCAAATGTTGGAGTTTGTTGTTCAATGTTCATCTTTCTTCAGAGATTGTAGTGGTTACAATTGATATAACCAAAGATCTCGATTAGGCGTGAAAAATGGTTCGAACCATGCGAACCTCCTCTTTTTGGGGTACCAAAAGTGGAATTACATACTATTGCTTATAAAGGAAAATCAGATTATTTCATTATTGAATAATAAGAGATTAGCCGTCATTACGATTACGTCAATAGCAATTTTGCTAACATTTTCTACAATTTACTCCAATCTAGAGATTATTGAAGCGTATGCAGGTGTAACACTAAATCATGACAATGTTGCAAAGACAATCATAGTAAGGGTAAACCCTACAGGAACAAATTTTGAGAATTCATTTGATTCATTTTCCAGAATAGGGTTTGTGCAAGGAGAAGCAAATTTCTTACTAGAATCAGTTCCAAGTAAAGATAAAAAACCATTTTATACATTAGTTCAGAAATCTCTAGAATCAAAAAACACACTGCTCAAAAACAAAGGAATGAATATTTCAATTGATGTTTACTCAGGAGACGGAGAAGTTATCGAAACATTAGTGTATTCAGATTGCGATGTTGTGGAATATTTTGTTCACGGAGTAGATTCCAAAGGAAAGATTTTCTTTACTGAAGAAGACGGCACTGTAGAGATTAGAGAAGTTACAAAATTTGAATGTGTATCATTTGCATTAGACATTACACTATTACAAAGCGATCTGGAAAGAATAGAAGAGACGATAGAACTCATATCAAATGCCAATCCATTTGAATTAGATACTGAAGAAGGATATTTCAGTAGACCTGCTACCAATGGAACAGAAGGGGAATTATTCTATA
This genomic interval carries:
- a CDS encoding YlcI/YnfO family protein: MSRTVSARISTKMHDELRERCNLIGESINDFIVACMEIGLHNSSEFNFGDELMDEIEEKKSTS
- a CDS encoding DUF6659 family protein — its product is MSLLSVEDIQKLNAACSALSEEDKIRHVGVINELGRLVAGGFKKGATPLLSEDRIRMLYMQMQLDFNMRRELDDVLGPIDYIASRRTKQLIISVPIGKNLVLISADPDTDDKKIIKRAEELFDEITISTV
- a CDS encoding zinc ribbon domain-containing protein — encoded protein: MDSMDVVDEVNALLKLGVGDAYRLEHIKQSFIQNKNIWITDKNYLKRLREKYLIKQTLDDSSNEEIVFENEPENQETIHCWKCGKKGPLGANFCMICGSSLFEVGDNIVSTEPKSSKNTFKSIPLKIPIIVGIPLLVLIILGAGYSQGYFDNSFERSSSPDISPSPTVIVDEDSTGETDSKCGPGTVYDSESNSCILG
- a CDS encoding helix-turn-helix domain-containing protein encodes the protein MNSENQISLFDNESDTAMYKHKLTLEKIKNELISFGLTKSQAKVFIYLGKYGSKTASEIAKALQLPRTETYHLVNSLQNMGLAVAELSHPTKYTAMDMAEAVATLVKQEQDRIDTLANKEESLSAMWKEIPFFAVETDESKSEKMQLLHGNGPITNKIKEMVDSSTDDFRIFGSVSDLLRMYHSDVFDWITDGQTNLKMVVSPLNKTPEFLSDMNSDLIRAMPSNSENKCFVINDKKEVLIFMRNANHPTRQVFAWWSDSETLVDMMSSLFELSWEKGEALY